In Molothrus ater isolate BHLD 08-10-18 breed brown headed cowbird chromosome 7, BPBGC_Mater_1.1, whole genome shotgun sequence, one genomic interval encodes:
- the MCM6 gene encoding DNA replication licensing factor MCM6 → MDLAVAAVGGAGAAPQHQQVRDEVAEKCQKLFLDFLEEFQNSDGEVKYLRDAEELIRPERNTLIVSFADLEQFNQQLSTTIQEEFYRVYPYLCRATKAFARDHGNVPANKDFYVAFQDLPTRHKIRELTSARIGSLLRISGQVVRTHPVHPELVSGTFLCLDCQTVIKDVEQQFKYTQPNICRNPVCANRRRFLLDTNKSRFVDFQKVRIQETQGELPRGSIPRSLEVILRAEAVESAQAGDKCDFTGSLIVVPDVSQLATPGLRAETGSRVTGTEGYETEGIRGLRALGVRELSYKLVFLACYVAPTNPRFGGKELRDEEQTAESIKNQMSVKEWEKVFEMSQDKNLYHNLCTSLFPTIHGNDEVKRGVLLMLFGGVPKTTSEGTSLRGDINVCVVGDPSTAKSQFLKHVDEFSPRAVYTSGKASSAAGLTAAVVKDEESHEFVIEAGALMLADNGVCCIDEFDKMEVRDQVAIHEAMEQQTISITKAGVKATLNARTSILAAANPVGGRYDRSKSLKQNINLSAPIMSRFDLFFILVDECNEVIDYAIARRIVDLHSRVEESVDRVYSLDDIRRYLLFARQFKPKISKESEDFIVEQYKRLRQRDGSGVTKSSWRITVRQLESMIRLSEAMARMHCCDEVHPKHVKEAFRLLNKSIIRVETPDVNLDQDDDQQMEDQEDQDGVNGEAEAPAGVNGLVNGINGHSEDVSKDAAPKASLRLGFSEYRRISNLLVLHLRKAEEEEDDAALKRSELINWYLKEIESEIESEEELINKKKIIERVIHRLTHYDHILIELSQSGLRGSREEETFDDDPYLVVNPNYLLED, encoded by the exons ATGGATCTGGCAGTGGCGGCCGTGGGGGGCGCGGGCGCGGCGCCGCAGCACCAGCAGGTCCGCGATGAAGTGGCCGAGAAGTGCCAGAAGTTGTTCTTGGACTTCCTAGAGGA GTTCCAGAACAGTGATGGGGAGGTCAAGTACCTGCGAGATGCTGAAGAACTGATCCGGCCAGAGCGGAACACACTGATCGTCAGCTTTGCAGATTTGGAGCAGTTCAATCAGCAGCTCTCTACCACTATTCAGGAGGAATTTTACAG GGTTTATCCATACCTGTGTCGAGCAACAAAGGCTTTTGCCAGAGACCACGGAAATGTTCCTGCAAACAAGGATTTTTATGTTGCATTCCAGGACCTGCCTACCAGACACAA AATTCGAGAACTGACTTCAGCAAGAATTGGGTCCCTGCTGCGCATCAGCGGGCAGGTGGTTCGTACCCACCCCGTCCATCCCGAGCTGGTCAGTGGAACCTTCCTGTGCCTTGACTGCCAGACAGTGATCAAAGATGTGGAGCAGCAGTTCAAATACACCCAGCCAAACATCTGCAGAAACCCAGTCTGTGCCAACAGAAGGAGATTCCTGCTGGACACAAACAAATCAAGATTTGTTGATTTCCAAAAG GTGCGCATCCAGGAGACGCAGGGCGAGCTGCCGCGCGGCAGCATCCCGCGCAGCCTGGAGGTGATCCTGCGCGCAGAGGCCGTGGAATCCGCCCAGGCGGGTGACAAATGTGACTTCACCGGCTCACTGATCGTCGTGCCTGACGTGTCCCAGCTCGCCACACCAG GGTTACGTGCAGAAACCGGCTCGCGGGTGACGGGGACAGAGGGCTACGAAACCGAAGGCATCCGGGGGCTGCGCGCCCTCGGTGTCCGGGAGCTCTCCTATAAACTCGTCTTTCTGGCATGTTATGTGGCACCCACAAATCCACGG TTTGGTGGAAAAGAGCTCCGAGATGAAGAACAGACTGCAGAAAGCATTAAAAACCAAATGTCTGTGAAAGAGTGGGAAAAGGTTTTTGAAATGAGCCAAGATAAGAACCTCTACCATAATCTGTGCACCAGCCTCTTCCCTACTATCCACG GTAATGATGAAGTAAAACGCGGGGTCCTGCTGATGCTCTTTGGAGGAGTTCCCAAGACCACTTCAGAAGGCACTTCCTTGCGTGGGGACATCAATGTTTGTGTTGTTGGTGATCCAAGTACAGCCAAGAGTCAGTTCCTAAA GCATGTGGATGAGTTCAGTCCCCGTGCTGTGTACACCAGTGGCAAAGCCTCCAGTGCCGCGGGTCTGACAGCGGCTGTGGTGAAAGATGAGGAGTCCCATGAATTTGTCATTGAGGCTGGAGCACTGATGCTGGCAGACAAC ggtgTTTGTTGCATTGATGAGTTTGACAAGATGGAGGTGCGGGATCAAGTAGCCATTCATGAGGCAATGGAACAGCAGACAATATCCATTACCAAAGCTGGAGTGAAG GCTACTCTGAATGCCAGGACCTCCATTTTGGCTGCAGCAAACCCAGTTGGTGGCCGCTATGACAGATCCAAGtcactgaaacaaaatatcAACCTGTCAGCTCCCATCATGTCCCGCTTTgatctcttcttcatccttgTGGATGAGTGTAATGAG GTGATAGATTACGCCATTGCCCGGCGCATCGTGGATCTGCACTCCAGAGTGGAGGAGTCTGTTGACCGTGTCTATTCATTGGATGATATCCGAAGGTATCTGCTGTTTGCAAGACAGTTTAAACCAAAg ATATCCAAGGAGTCTGAGGACTTCATAGTGGAGCAGTACAAGCGGCTGCGGCAGCGCGATGGCTCCGGAGTGACCAAGTCATCCTGGAGGATCACAGTGAGGCAGCTGGAGAGCATGATCCGCCTGTCTGAGGCCATGGCCCGCATGCACTGCTGTGATGAG GTTCACCCAAAACATGTGAAGGAAGCTTTCAGGCTTTTAAATAAGTCCATCATTAGAGTTGAGACTCCTGATGTCAATTTAGACCAAGACGATGACCAGCAAATGGAGGATCAAGAGGACCAAGATGGAGTCAATG GTGAGGCAGAAGCTCCAGCTGGGGTCAATGGTCTTGTGAATGGGATCAATGGCCACTCTGAGGATGTGAGCAAGGATGCTGCACCCAAAGCTTCTCTCAGGCTGGGCTTCTCTGAGTACCGACGCATTTCTAATCTCCTGGTGCTGCAcctcaggaaagcagaggaag aagagGATGATGCAGCACTAAAGAGGAGTGAACTTATTAATTGGTATCTAAAGGAAATTGAATCTGAAATCGAATCTGAGGAAGAACTAATTAATAAAAAGAAGATCATAGAGAGAGTCATTCACCGACTTACACATTAT GACCACATTCTGATCGAACTGTCCCAGTCAGGACTGAGAGGATCCAGGGAAGAGGAGACTTTTGATGATGATCCATACCTGGTTGTCAACCCCAACTATCTGCTGGAGGACTGA